In the genome of Brassica oleracea var. oleracea cultivar TO1000 unplaced genomic scaffold, BOL UnpScaffold00877, whole genome shotgun sequence, the window TGCAGGTTCTGTAGTGGTGATTGTTGTCTCAGTCCTTAGCTCTGTGATTGTCTTTATGGTTGGAATAGCAATTGGTGTTTATATCTGCAAAAACCGAACCatacagaagaagagaagaggtcAGTCTATGTTTCACTATCTCCGATTAATCGGTTAAAACAAGAATTGCAGTGTCttactaagtttttttttgttgtttttcttatacAGGATCTAATGATGTAGAAAAAATGGCGAAAACGCTAACAGACAGTAGCTTGAACTTCAAATACTCAACACTAGAGAAAGCAACAGGCTCCTTTGACAATGCGAACAAGCTTGGACAAGGAGGATTTGGAACTGTCTATAAGGTATGGAATATGATCTAAAGCCAGCTTTCTTTTATCTTCTTTATGTAAGCAAATGATTGAGTCTAGTGGCATCTCTCTTGTTGTAGGGTGTTCTTCCAGATGGAAGAGATATCGCTGTGAAGCGACTGTTCTTCAACAACAGACACAGAGCAGCAGATTTCTACAATGAAGTCAACATTATCAGCTCCGTTGAACACAAGAACCTCGTTAGGCTTCTTGGTTGCAGCTGCTCAGGACCAGAGAGTCTCCTTGTCTATGAGTATCTTCAGAACAAGAGCCTTGATCGGTTCATCTTCGGTAAAGATTAGATACTATTCCATGAGAGTTTCATTCATAGAATCTTGCTAAAACCCGGTGTTTATTATAACATTTCGCAGATGTTAACAGAGGCAAAACACTAGACTGGCCAAGAAGATTCGTGATCATCGTTGGAACAGCTGAAGGGTTGGTGTATTTGCACGAGCAGTCTAGTGTGAAAATCATCCATAGAGACATAAAAGCAAGCAACATTCTGTTAGATTCAAAGCTACAAGCTAAAATCGCTGACTTTGGGCTGGCGAGATCGTTCCAGGAGGATAAGAGCCATATCAGCACAGCCATTGCAGGGACTCTGTAAGTACATTCAGAAACAAGATCTTGTCACTTGAGATACTTGAATGTTTTGTCTGAAACCGTTACTTGTGAATCTTTAGAGGTTATATGGCTCCTGAGTACTTGGCACATGGTCAGCTAACAGAGAAAGTAGATGTCTACAGCTTCGGTGTTCTTGTACTAGAGATTGTAACTGGAAAGCAGAACACAAAAAGCAAAATGTCTGATTATTCAGACAGTTTGATTACAGAAGTAAGTTTAAACCATTTCACAGTAAATCAGATTACACTTTCTCATACTAACTTGTGTGTTACGTTTTGGGCTATTAAAAAAAGGCGTGGAAGCATTTTCAGACAGGAGAGTTGGAGGAAATATATGATCCAAACCTGGACTGGAAGAATCAGAATGATAGTTTAATCATCAAGAAGGAGATAGTGAGAGTTGTTCAGATAGGGCTGTTGTGCACTCAAGAAATGGCGTCGCTAAGACCATCCATGTCAAAGGTGTTGCATATGTTAAAGCACAAAGAGGAAGTGTTACCGTTGCCAAGTAATCCTCCGTTTATGGATGAAAGAGTTATGGAGTTTCGATATGGTTCTGATGGAGATTCGGCTGCTTGTGCTTCTCTTGCCACTGTCTCTCAAAGTTCCTTCTACGGTAGATGAAGCCTTTGAAACATCGTTAAGGCCAAACCGAAGTTTTGTGTGTATAAACCAGTAAGAAGAACTAAAAGCTAGTATATAGAGATAGATGTGAACTTGAGTAGATTTTGTATAATGTAATGAAGATATGCCATGGAGGTAGTGAGTTCAGTCAATATATGTACTAAAAAGTAATATACTAGAAGAGAATGTTTAAGCTCAAATCTTGCATCTATGtaacttaataaaaaacatatattgatcaagaatgataccCGATTCAAATGCATTGGCATACAATCATATTgtattctgaaaaaaaaaacgaacgaCATGTGTTTGAGAAGCCCGAAGACAATAATGTTTTATAGGGATATATTCTCAAGCTATactgttttataatttttgttttgagaacGGGAAGGGATTATAGCTTAGATTTTGTGATGGTTTAAATTCAATTAGGCTTTGTTTTCTAATGGAATAAGTTGGATTTAAAATATTCGATATATGCGTTTGATTCATGACTTTCTCAAAGCAATTTGCCGTGATTATTGGATGTTTTGATGCTTTTGATTGTGTTGTGGGATTATTGTTTCACAGTACGATATTGCTGGGATCTTGAGAACCTTGTGATACAAGGCATGGTTATTTAGGCACTTGTAATCCTGATGAAAAGGTAATTTCGTTTTAGGGTACTTTTGCCTCAAAATCTTCTCTATGCCTGTCCTGCTttgattgtattttttaaaaaagtgggAAAGATTAGGTCGTGATCTGAACatctcattttttattattacttgtACAGCACATTTTCAAACTCGGCAGCTGTTTTATATTAAAGTGTTGTGTTTCGATTTAAATCTCATTTGGCAATCTCTACCTTGTTCTTCACCAATGAGGCAATGACACTACACGTCGTCGAGGTTGCCCGAGTCACCCCCGCTCCTGACTCGGACTCGGTCCTAAACTCGGCTCACTCGCTCACAATCCCATTGACTTTCTTCGATCTACCATGGCTAATGAGGCGGATGATTTTTCCGGGGAGAGAGGATTCGTCGCGGCGGTTTGGTGAAAGGCCTGGGTTCGAGAAAGATAGAGACGGTGGCGGAAGAGTTCAAGATTGGGTTCGATTCCATTGGTGAGAGCTCGCAGATTGGGTCGGTGGCCATGTCAAACCGGTTCGGAGTATACGAGTCGGATTTCGGGTGGGGAAGACCGGTTAAGGTTGACGTTGTCTCCATTAGAGGAGACGGAATCTCAATGGCGGAGAAAAGTGATGATTCAGGTGGCGTGGAGATTGGATTGTGCATGAAGAAGGCTGATATGGACATCGTCTTTACTTTGTTCAACAGTGGTTTGCAAAACTAATCAAGCCCTCATGGTGATTTTAATGtcattatttacaaaaaaaaaagttgataaaGAAGGCAGGAGAGTGAACCTGTACTTGTCATTAAGAACGAACTTTGTACTTTGTACTATgtactatatactatatataagctTTTAAGTATCTATATGCTATCTAATACTATATGGTTCATCTGAGAAACATTTGAGAGCCACAAGTACTTCAACTTCACGATCAAAGCAAATAATCCAAAGCATGGTAAGTGCATCAACCCAACAGCAGCATACCTGCAATGCCCAGTTAAATATTACTATGTAGTGTTTAGTTCATTCAAGATCAAGAATCAGTTTCATAGTCTACATTTTCAGAACCGAATGCAAAAATTTGGATAGCCGTGAAGTTGAGTTTGATCTCTACTTTTTGGTGCTCATAACCGATAAAAAGGATAGGGTGGTGAGTTTGTGTAGCGTACCATAAAGGGGCATAGGGTGATGACAAATCCAAGAATGGGTATGGCCACCTGCACCAAACAGATTGTTATACTATTTTGTTCATGGAAAAGTTAAAGAAGGATAGATAGAACCATATGACTGTTACCAGAAGGAGACACAAGCATGAACAATCCATTGGAATAGCACGAATACCCCGGTCCATACAACAAAATATGAAATCCTGAACAATGGGAATCGCTGGATACAAAGATACCATCATTAAAGTCATCATCACTATAATCATCATCATGTTTTTTGTTGTCTAAGCATACATACTAACCAGAGAGTTCAAGAAAGTTTCACCGAGGAGGAAGACAGCGTTGACCGAGTGCATAACCACAATGAACTACAGTTTAAATGTTTGGTCAGATTTGAGCATACAACTTACAAAATATGTGACAAATTCTTGgttaaaaaacttacaaaattgaGACTAAAATCTTTGGATGTGAGAAAAGGGTAGATAATGAACCAAAACACACCATCTGTGAGCAATACAGCTCCAGCACAAGTCTACAATTCAAAAAACATGCTCAGAATCAGAGAGAAACGTGAGCAGATAACTTAATACTTAAAAGCAGCAAACACTTACTTGAAAAAGAGCCTGATGGATGTAACCCATTGTAGATGCAACTTGACGTGTAGACGTGTTATGTCTCTCGTGTCCGTTTGAAGATTTAAACACATTCGAATTTTCGCCATTCCTGGGAGGTCTATATGACCCTAGCTCTTCATCAACAGTACTGACTCCGTTCAGACAGTTCTCACCAGACTTATATCTGTATATGGACAACAAGGCTCCAAGCTGCATAATTATACCAACTCCAATTCAATGATTTTGCTCATTAAAACACTTTGAATCCACACAGAAACACCTCTAATTATCCACTTTACTAATGAACTAATCAAACTCAGGGGCCTATTAGGATCTACagacatatattttatacagAAAAAGCTGATACtgatcataaattaataaagcaTGTGCAGTACCATGACAAGGTGAAGAAAAGCCATACCCCAAAGTAGATTGTGACCAATATGAAAGTCAATCTGATAAGAACAATCAACACTCATCAGAACAAGTGATGTTACTTATCTTCACAGTGTAATATGTTGATGTAACCCCTCAAAAATGGAAACTCActgtgtgtagaagatgaaaatGCTGGATCCTTCAGCAATGGCATTACCAGAGATGAGTCCCAGAAGAACAACAAAACCGAAAACTCGAAAACCTAAAAGCCAATTCGGATGAATCCTTGCCACGCAAGTATTCCAAGTTTCATCATCGTATACAACTCCTATCGGTTCCCTTTGATCACCAGCCTTGCGTTTTATAGGTCCTTCGTATTTCCAAATTAGGAAAGAAGATAGAAACAAGGACGTTAAGATGAAGACTGCGCAGACAAAGAATCTCCAGTTAAGCCAGTAACTTGGGATGTTTGTCTCTGCAGACATTGTTGGTTGCCACGTATGTTCTGTTGTACCTGTAACGAAACTCGAAAGATCAATTCGGCTAAACacattcttcatcatcatcctcattcggttatttttttggtttagcattaaacaagaacaagaaaactTTAAACATCCATATTGCTTTTAAAGCAAGAAACAGATTCTTTACTTAACCAGAACGAGACAAAAGAAAGAGATTAAACAAGTATCACCGAATCGTAAAGGAGGTTGATAATACTTGAAGTAAAGCTTTGCTCCACTCAGGTATCAGATTCCGTGAGTAGGGAGATTTGGTTTTGTGTTCTTGTAATTAATTATCACTCTCCACTCCACACGTTTATAacaaatttattcattttatactTGGAACCATTGATTCTCAAAGAAACCAAATCGAACGGTCATAAGAAAAGGTTTGGAAAAGCTGAAGACTGACGTAGACATTACCCCGTAGCATGCATTTACCATCCATAAATGGGCCACAGGCCCATTACattttacaatattattataagatttaaaaccctatttttttggtaatcataaaaccctaatttacttgttcttttttttttttttttttttttaacaggagGTTCAAAGGCGACCCGTAATCCGCACGTGGTTTCCGATTGCCAACCATCTAATCCCTCTGGTCCGGAACCAGCCGGCACTAATACCCATTACCCAAGGACCCGACACCAACGCCGCGTTAACTTTAAACTTGGGGAGGGCGTAAAGCATTCCGTGGCCACAGGGGTATTCGAGCTCGGGTTTGTATCGGTTGTGGTAACTACCTCAAGACCACTAGCCCACCACCCCGTGGTTAATTTACTTGTTCTTTATAGTGCCCTGATTTTACTTGTTACTTGTTAGAGCCGTTATAATCTAGGTTTAATTTTTGCTCCAGGAGAGAGAGTTTGAAGATGGTTTTCGTGAATCCCTCGATGtggaagaaaataataaaagatcgAAGCTTCATCTGGATCAGATGCTTAGACAAGGCGAATATAAGGGGTGCAAGACGAACACCAAGGTGAAAAAGACGCAAGCATAAGCATAAGAAAAGTGAAGCTCGCGGTTCTGCAATTTTACAGCGGTTGATGGGTCCGATAACTTCAGAAAAGAATGTCCGTCCGTTAAATGTGGACCAGGTACTTACGTATTACGTTCAGGGAAGTCACGTTGATATGCACTATTATTGAAAGTGAGGAATGACGTATATATGTCTTCAAGAAGCATGACGACAAAGAAATGTTGACTCATAATCATAGATGATATATTcgtttaattatttgttttgagAACGTGATGAGATATTGACTTAAGATTTTGTGATGGTTTAAATTCAATTGCGGCTTTTTTAGGGATTGAGTTGGTTTTGGTAATCGTATTCGATATATGCGTTTgatttatgtttcttttcaaAACAATTCGGTATATGATTATTGGGtgtgttttttttctacttGTGTTGGGATTATTATATTAtggtatttttcttcttttttttttccggctaaaatattttattaattattgtcaGCACAAATGTTGTTGTACAAAAAAACTGGACATGATTGGAACAAGCTCCAATCGGTCGGagaaataatagatttttttcatataataagTCAGCATGACCATTATTTTGACGATGAACATGTACAAATGATGTTGAGAGAAATCGAGACTTCCATGCAATGACTGAGTTGACCAAGTGTTGACAACGGGAACTGTAGGTTTCCTCTTTGATGTATTTAAGGATACCGAGGTTATCTACTTCGAATATAACTTTCCTATAACCTAACGATGAGCATGCTTGCATTGACCAAATCAGCGCAGGCAATTCCGACTCCATAACTGTTGATCGTCCTTCAAATTTTCCCATTCCAGCTTCTAAAAGAGTGCCCTGGTTATTGCGTATTAACCAACCCATTCCAGAGTCTTGAGAGCCTTCACGGTGAGCAGCGTCGTAGTTACATTTAACCCAACCTGAAAGAAGTGGAGACCAATGAGACCTAATGTTTTCAGATCGGCTCCTTTCCGTAGAATTAATTAGACCTATGGTATTTTTCTTCTTAGATCCAGGTTTCCCATGGAATTTCAACAGAAAAGTAATTGGTCCTAATGttttacatattaatgttaCTCTTTTTGAACTTCTTATGTGAATTTCAACATACCTCTTCAAAATAATGGTTTTTATCGACCAATTTCAAATCGAATCTCTCTTTAAGACCGATAATAAACCCTTCGATCACCCTATTTGAATCAACAAACAAGGCTTTGATACTTGCTAAATTTGAGGATTATCGTTGGTTCTAGACATATGTTTTATCATAAAAGTCAAATATTAGCTTATTGCATCATTGTTGACAATGCAGCCGCTAAGTATATCTTTTGTATCATTGTTGACAATGCAGCCGCGAAATTtatctttcttgaaaaattgAAGAACACATTCAAATCTTATATGTCATACGAGATTATATGACTAATAATAGTATAGTCAATATAGTAAtgataaagatattttctacgCTACTGTACcttattcatatatatagttatttaagATAATAACCCAATGATGCAACAATTGgtatttatttgataattagttCTATGCCTAAAATCAATGGTTAACTTTTCTCAAATGGAAGTAGCAAGCGTTTGCATTAGTAAGATGAACTGcaataattatataactaacGTTCTTCATGGGAGCACTCTCATCTCGGGAGCTATTTTTGCTTACAAGAGCAGcatcattttcaaaaatttataatcttaGGAAGTTGTCTTGAAATAAGGATGTATTTATACTCAAATGTTTGTTGGTTTCAACATCAAACCGATACGTAAACAACTATAAACTAGTGTGGTTATAGTTGTTACATGTCCTAAATTGaagaaaaattataagtataattaaaaaCGTGATTTTCCTGACAAGTTATATTTAACCAACTAGGCGCACAAAATGGTATTATAAAAGGATCATGCCGTCTATTGTATTGTAAATCAAATCCAACACAACCTTCTCGGCTTTACCCAAAGTATTGTGTTCCCCTTGAATCTTCTGTTCCGTTATCACCAATGACAATACACATCGTTGAGGTTTCAGAAGTCACCCCCGCTCCCAACTCAGACTCCGTCCTAAACTCCGCCAACTCGTTAGCAATCCCATTGACTTTCTTTGATCTACCATGGCTAGTGTTCAAGCCAGCCAAGCGAGTCTTCTTCTACAGACTTATCGAATCGACTCGTGAGCATTTCCAACTCATTCATCCTCCCTAAGCTCAAGCTCTCCCTTTCCCTCGTCCTCCGCGACTACCTGCCTCTCTGCGGCCGCATCACTTGGGAGCTAAACGAGCCCAAACCTAGCATCGTCGTCTCTCAAAACGACGCCATTTTGGTTACCATCGCTGAAACTGACGCtgatttctctcttctttccgGTTATGGACAACGTCCAGCTTCCGAGTTACACAACTTACTGCCTGAGGTACCGGTTTCTGATGACTCAGCGAAGGTCTTATCTCTTCAAATAACGTTGTTCCCGAGCCAAGGATTTCTCCATTGGCGTCGCGGCACACCACGGCGTTTCAGACGGAAAAACGTCAACCATGTTCGTCAAAGCTTGTGCTCACGTGTGCAAACAGCACCTCGAAGAAAACAATGTCGTTGCCTCTCTGCCGGAGACTCTAACTCCGTCTTTTGATAGGTCGTTGATCAAAGATACAACAGGACTCGATGAACAGATGCTCAAGATCGTGAGACCTATGAAACAAGACAAAACCAACGTGAGCAGAAGCCTGAGTCCTATTCCTGCATGGGAACTTGGAGACGACTTCGTTTTCACCACGCTCGTGCTGTCACGCGGTGACGTTGAAAAACTCCGCGAGCGAGTCAAGAGCAAGTCACCAAGTCAGCTCCACCTGTCGACTTTTGTCATCGCTTACGCTTACGTGTGGACATGCCTCGTGAAAGCGCGTGGAGGAAACATGGAGAGACCCGTGAGTTTCCTCTTCGTTGCGGATTTCAGAGAGCGGCTCGATCCGCCTCTTCCGGCGACTTACTTTGGAAACGGCATGTTTTCGGCGGGTAGCTACAACAGAAAGACGGCGAAGGAGTTTGCTGGAGAGGGAGGGTTCGTCACGGCGGTGGAGATACTGAGTGGTTTGGTGAAAGGGTTTGGTTCAAGAAAGATAGAGACGATCGCTGAAGAATTCAAGATTGGAAATGATTGCGCGGTTGTGTCCTCACAGTTCGGGGCGGTTGCGTGGTCGACCCGGTTGGGTGTGTACGAGTCGGATTTCGGGTGGGGGAGACCCGTTAAGGTTGATGTTGTCTCCATTGAAAGAGAAAGAATCTCAATGGCAGAGAGACGTGACGAATCAGGTGGCATCGAGATCGGGATGTGCATGAATAAGGCTGAAATGGACATCGTTCTTGCTTTGTTCAGAAAtggtttacaaaactaaacgtCAGTTTCCTACAATTTTTCAATAAAGGTAATTAAGCTCATTGAgttgttcttgtttcttgtgatGCTTTTGATTATTACTCGAACCACAAGTGTTACTTGCATGGTTATTGTAAGGTGCTTTATTTACGAAAGCTAGCATTTGAGGAAGATAATCAAACAGGTTTAACCATCTCTCTGACCATACAATAGCAAgcattgcatttttttttttcaagtattttgatGAATGGGGtgttaaaaatatcttataatcatCGCCCGACAATGTTACCGCTAAGACCTAGGATTTAATTTAAAAGATTAAAGAACGCTTTCAAATCTCTTATAATAGTGGGAGTATTAAAAGTGGCATTGTCAATAGTGATAGTAAAGATAATTTTCAATGATTATTTTCCGCAAATGGCGTATTTTCTTTGGATTCCAACGGCAACATCATCTTCAGATGAGAAGATAGTATTGTTATGATGAGAAGGTCATTTCGTTTTAGGGTATTTAAAAAGTGGGAAGAGCTAGGTCGTGCTTTGAATACGAACGACTCATCGTTTATTATTGCTTGTATAGCACGTTTTCAAACTCTGGGCCTGATATGGACATCGTCTTTACTTTGTTCAACAGTGGTTTACAAAACTAATCAAGGCCTCATGGTGACTAtctaagtgattttttttttaaactatctAAGTGATTTAGATCATATAAATGCAAGTCTCTCAGAGTGGTTTCTTATCgtaatataacataaaatctTTTAgctattaactaaaaaaactatggGGGTTattcaaacaagaatttgtatagaatttagtgattttaaaagttgatggACATTTAAAAGTTAAGTAAACTTAACAAATAGTTTACATAGATTTCCACCGATTGTGATTGATCTTCATAGatttgtatacattttttttttaaattcttttaaggaaatatgtaaaagttcttttagaaaactttccaattttttaaaagctcCCTGTAAGTAGAGACGATCATAGTAAGAGATGCTATACGGGTCAGAGATGATGTACAACAAGTCCCTGAGAAATTTTCGTGGCCGAATCAAGTCACAAGATCGATCGAGATCAACTCTTGAGGATAATCTATTGTAGCCATCTTGGACCTCATGTTGCTACGTACGATTGGAATCGATGTTCCTTAGTAACACTAGTAGCGATGAGTTGAGCCACCTTAGTCCTTTCCTCACCCACATGATCCAATTTCCACTACGAAAAGACACAAGGAGATGATGAATGTTTTGGAAATTATAAATGAGTGTTGGGTAGTTTTCTGTCCATGGCAACGATAGGAGCTGCGCCTCGAAGAATGAGTTGGTAGAAAGAAGGATCGTCAGCCATGAAAGACAGCTTTCCACCACTATTGCTTACGCTATTCTGCCAAGATGATGACATTCAAGCATTGATGCTTCTTGTTATGGTGTAAGAACATCATCgctgctttttttctttgtatatgattttcttcttgttacagtttttaaataaatgggCAAATGTTGAAATTATTACTTGTTTGTGTAACGCTACGGAATCAAAAATAGGTTTTCTATTATAtggattttaaaacttttatgagTATACATCAGATTTTCAAAGTTGAATCTCATGTGTAAGAAAGTAAAGAATTTAtatcccaataacaatagagtttgatagaattataaaatcaatcataagtaaaaattttgaataacaaaagattttgaatgaattttaaaaatctttaaaccaataacaatgaagtttactaaaagtttaaaattccaTCTACCAATAATGatggattttcaaaattttataattcaccTAGaccctaagagcatgattaacttGGGCTCTTAATTTGAGGttcttaacttatgatttgacacttttttttttttacacttttcggctaagagccgaagctaagaaccccGCCTTAAGAGCCTAGATTATATGTCTTATTTATGA includes:
- the LOC106320304 gene encoding cysteine-rich receptor-like protein kinase 2: MKKEPTHHRYLPCLFLFLLSLLRPITSDPRARSVKITCSPQLEHNETVFVPNFVASMEKISQVVQTTGFGTAQTGSGPDGNYALAQCYGDLPLNDCVLCYAEARTILPKCYPQNGGRIFLDGCFMRAENYSFYKEFKGPEDTVLCGNATRRNNATFGDAVRQVVRNAVAAAPGNGGYARGASANGESSAFVLVNCWRNLSPESCKQCLEDASASMVDKCLPWSEGRALHTGCFLRYSDQDFLNKIPRNGRSRGSVVVIVVSVLSSVIVFMVGIAIGVYICKNRTIQKKRRGSNDVEKMAKTLTDSSLNFKYSTLEKATGSFDNANKLGQGGFGTVYKGVLPDGRDIAVKRLFFNNRHRAADFYNEVNIISSVEHKNLVRLLGCSCSGPESLLVYEYLQNKSLDRFIFDVNRGKTLDWPRRFVIIVGTAEGLVYLHEQSSVKIIHRDIKASNILLDSKLQAKIADFGLARSFQEDKSHISTAIAGTLGYMAPEYLAHGQLTEKVDVYSFGVLVLEIVTGKQNTKSKMSDYSDSLITEAWKHFQTGELEEIYDPNLDWKNQNDSLIIKKEIVRVVQIGLLCTQEMASLRPSMSKVLHMLKHKEEVLPLPSNPPFMDERVMEFRYGSDGDSAACASLATVSQSSFYGR
- the LOC106320314 gene encoding uncharacterized protein LOC106320314; this translates as MLNQKNNRMRMMMKNVFSRIDLSSFVTVFILTSLFLSSFLIWKYEGPIKRKAGDQREPIGVVYDDETWNTCVARIHPNWLLGFRVFGFVVLLGLISGNAIAEGSSIFIFYTQLTFILVTIYFGLGALLSIYRYKSGENCLNGVSTVDEELGSYRPPRNGENSNVFKSSNGHERHNTSTRQVASTMGYIHQALFQTCAGAVLLTDGVFWFIIYPFLTSKDFSLNFFIVVMHSVNAVFLLGETFLNSLRFPLFRISYFVVWTGVFVLFQWIVHACVSFWWPYPFLDLSSPYAPLWYAAVGLMHLPCFGLFALIVKLKYLWLSNVSQMNHIVLDSI